The genomic window TTATAGATATGACAGAAGAAGTATTAAACCTTTGGCCAGAGCTTGAATGGATTCAAGATGAGGAACTTAAAGAAAAAACTGCTAAAATCTGGGAATTAGCTTTAGAACGCAGTGTTTTGAAACCAGCAGACTTAAATGCCATTCCTTTTACCTTGCTTTGCGGACCCGATTTGAAAGTAACTTTCATGGATCACAAACGCTCAGTTGTTCATATTGCACGCGATGCAGGTGAGAAAATTAACGATTTCTATCATGGCGAATTGACATGCGATATGGATGTCTTGATTGCCGGAGCTATTCTCGCCGATGTAGGTAAACTTTTAGAATACGTTTTAGACGAGAACGGAAAAGCTATTCAAGGAACCTACGGAAAATATCTCCGACATCCGTTTTCGGGAGTTTCTCTTGCAGAAGAAGCCGGCGTACCCGCAGAAGTTTGTCATATTATTGCAACCCATGCAGGCGAAGGAAATATGGTGAAACGTACAACCGAAGCTTATGTAGTTCATCATGCCGATTTTATGACATTTTTGCCTTTTAAGGATCGATTGAAGATTTAAAAAAAACTAAATTATTCAAATTATAAATCCCGATTTACTATGAAAATCGGGATTTTTTTAGTTAAATATTTCTGTATCAATTTATACAGCATTCTGGCAAAATTATATAGAAACATTTAAATAAGAAATTGATTGCTCAATTTATTTTAATATTTTTGAAGAATGGAAATAAGTGTAAAAATTCAAGGAAAGCCATTTGTGAAATGGGCAGGTGGAAAAACACAATT from Bacteroidota bacterium includes these protein-coding regions:
- a CDS encoding HDIG domain-containing protein, with the translated sequence MTEEVLNLWPELEWIQDEELKEKTAKIWELALERSVLKPADLNAIPFTLLCGPDLKVTFMDHKRSVVHIARDAGEKINDFYHGELTCDMDVLIAGAILADVGKLLEYVLDENGKAIQGTYGKYLRHPFSGVSLAEEAGVPAEVCHIIATHAGEGNMVKRTTEAYVVHHADFMTFLPFKDRLKI